The Chitinophagales bacterium region CTTATGATAAACGGAAAAGAAATTGCTAATGCATATAGCGAGCTAAACGATCCTATAGACCAACGCGCCCGCTTCGAAGAGCAAGTAAAACTAATGGAACGCGGTGATGACGAAGCCATGTTTATAGATCACGATTTTCTTCGCGCATTGGAATATGGCATGCCGCCAACATCGGGCATTGGCATTGGTATAGATCGCTTGTGTATGCTCATGACCAATCAGCCAAGCATACAGGAAGTATTGTTTTTTCCGCAAATGCGTCCTGAAAAAACAGCCAGCGAAGAATAAAAAACAACTTACTGCTGCGCCACTTCATCGGCAGCACACTGCTTGAGTTGTGTTGCCATTTCGGCAGCCGAAACATGCCTGGTGCTATTAAAAAACTCCTTTGCCATGTAGTTGAGGATATTTGCCGTTTCTACTTCATTCAGTTTAATGGGGTACATCATTTGGTCGTATTCTTTACCATTTACCACAATAGCTCCGTTCATACCATTCCTAATCCAGCAGGCTATGGAATCAAAATGTTCCATCGCCATATCGGCATTTTTTAAAGGCGGTATCAACTGTTTTATTCCTTCTCCGGCAATGCCGTGGCAATCGGCACAATGTTTTTTATACAACAGCTTTCCGGGATTATCTAATACGCCATAGTTGAAAAAACTATACGCAAAAGCCCCTGCTAAAAAAATAAGCGGAGAAAACTTCAACCAATCTAATACTTTACCCTTCATGCCTGCCGCAAATTAAATAGTATTCAACTTTTAAAAAATTATTAACGAACCTTTACAAAGCCCAATAGTCTAGCGCCTTATTTCTAAATACACTTCACGAAATTCGCTGAGCATAATGGCTGTGGCTCCCCAAATAATATGCTTGCCAAAAACAAAAGCCGGCACCTTTGCCTCCAAGCCATTACCCACGGGCACTTGCACCAATTGTATGCTACCATCGTTTGCAAAAAAAGAAATTGGAATCTCTACTACCTCTGCTACCTCCCGCTCCTCCGGAATAAATACGGTAGGTTGCCGTAAATAGCCCACCACCGGCTGCACCCAAAAATTACTTGGAGGAATATATAAATCCGATAGCAACCCAAGCACATCTACATTCTCTTGCCGCACGCCCACTTCCTCTTCGGCCTCACGCAAAGCAGTTTTTACAATGCTGCCATCCTGCTCTTCAAACTTCCCTCCCGGAAAACTCATTTGCCCACTATGCACACCTTTGTAACTTCTGCGCTGCGTAAACACGGTAAACCACTCTTCGTTCTTTTCATACAACAGCATTAAAACCCCGCTGCGCTTGGGATGCAGCGCTGCAATGGCATCGCTATTCAAGCGTGGGCGATAACTTGGAGCCATGCGATACTGAGCATCTTCGCCCGGTAAAGCCTGCTGCAAACGCTCATATAATTGCCTAATAAACGGAGAAAAATTTTCGAGTTCCATTCTTGCGCGAAAGAATTTACTTTTGCAACCTTTTCAAAAAAAATCATTTAGAAGAAATTCATGCAATCAAGATTTACAGCTCGCGGGCTAAACAGTGAAAACAAAGAAGTGATTTTAGCATTTGAATTGCTAGAAGAAGCCGTTCAGGTAAACTTACACATTGTACCCAAGCAAGCGCTTACGCCTGCCCAAGTACAGCAACTAGAAAAAGAATGGATTGAAGGAAGCGAGTACTCGTTTCCAGAAGAAACCGTTTTCACCAATCCCGATTTGAACAGCGACTCTATTTTGCCCGATGATGTTAAAAGCGAAGAAACCGGAAAAATAAGAGGCAAGCAAAACGAATGGGCCTACCGCCTGCTTACCAATAAACTTTGGGAAGTATATTTAATT contains the following coding sequences:
- a CDS encoding cytochrome c; its protein translation is MKGKVLDWLKFSPLIFLAGAFAYSFFNYGVLDNPGKLLYKKHCADCHGIAGEGIKQLIPPLKNADMAMEHFDSIACWIRNGMNGAIVVNGKEYDQMMYPIKLNEVETANILNYMAKEFFNSTRHVSAAEMATQLKQCAADEVAQQ
- a CDS encoding CoA pyrophosphatase produces the protein MELENFSPFIRQLYERLQQALPGEDAQYRMAPSYRPRLNSDAIAALHPKRSGVLMLLYEKNEEWFTVFTQRRSYKGVHSGQMSFPGGKFEEQDGSIVKTALREAEEEVGVRQENVDVLGLLSDLYIPPSNFWVQPVVGYLRQPTVFIPEEREVAEVVEIPISFFANDGSIQLVQVPVGNGLEAKVPAFVFGKHIIWGATAIMLSEFREVYLEIRR